A window of Rhodococcus sp. SGAir0479 contains these coding sequences:
- a CDS encoding FadR/GntR family transcriptional regulator yields MAGQALRNGPLVPQLEHVLRQRIETGSWAVGQRLPSEAELAAELGVGRSSVREAVRLLARDGLLDVRHGVGTFVAEPPDGPGFDQLLRRARVLEVLEVRRALETEAARLAADRADREGVAALRRQVAERHARQVGGADAFVTADLDFHRSVVVLAGNAVLTALFDSVRPVLHAALVDMVDSEPQLPDTGAAHDALVAALAAGDGAAAVAATNANLDPMIAKLREGRTGE; encoded by the coding sequence ATGGCAGGGCAGGCGTTGCGGAACGGTCCGCTGGTACCGCAGTTGGAGCACGTGCTGCGGCAGCGGATCGAGACCGGGTCGTGGGCCGTCGGACAACGACTGCCCAGCGAGGCGGAACTCGCCGCGGAACTGGGGGTGGGGCGTTCCTCCGTCCGTGAGGCGGTACGTCTGCTGGCTCGTGACGGTCTGCTCGACGTCCGGCACGGCGTCGGGACTTTCGTGGCGGAACCACCGGACGGTCCCGGCTTCGACCAGCTCCTGCGGCGGGCCCGGGTCCTGGAAGTCCTGGAGGTCCGCCGGGCGCTCGAGACGGAGGCCGCACGGTTGGCGGCCGACCGCGCGGATCGAGAGGGCGTCGCCGCGCTGCGTCGACAGGTCGCCGAACGGCACGCGCGCCAGGTGGGCGGCGCCGACGCATTCGTGACGGCCGACCTGGACTTCCACCGGTCCGTGGTCGTGCTGGCCGGGAACGCCGTGCTCACCGCGCTGTTCGATTCCGTGCGACCGGTGTTGCACGCCGCGCTGGTCGACATGGTGGACAGTGAACCGCAGCTGCCGGACACCGGCGCGGCGCACGACGCCCTCGTCGCCGCTCTCGCGGCGGGCGACGGGGCGGCGGCGGTTGCCGCGACCAACGCAAACCTCGACCCCATGATCGCGAAGTTGCGGGAAGGACGGACCGGCGAATGA
- a CDS encoding ABC transporter ATP-binding protein, producing the protein MSTPIHGGVVLSTEGVDLVRDGRAILRDIDVRIEQGQHWVLLGANGAGKSTLLSLLGAVTHPTRGTVHVLGHRLGRVDMRELRAHIGHVNPRHAIDRPLTVRDVVLTGLTNTPEFAQRWQPTAADRARAEDLIAMMGMSARIEARWPVLSQGERGRALIARALMPDPPVLLLDEPATGLDLAAREQLLAALDQMRARHPAMASILVTHHIEEIPTTTTHALLIRDGRITAQGAAESVITTTRISECFDHPITILRSGGRYSAQSRGEGLGTTA; encoded by the coding sequence ATGAGCACCCCGATCCACGGCGGTGTCGTGCTGAGTACCGAAGGCGTGGACCTCGTCCGCGACGGCCGGGCAATCCTGCGCGACATCGACGTCCGGATAGAGCAGGGACAACACTGGGTGCTGTTGGGCGCCAACGGTGCCGGCAAGAGCACGCTGCTCAGCCTGCTGGGGGCGGTGACCCATCCGACTCGCGGCACCGTGCACGTGCTCGGACATCGTCTCGGCAGGGTGGACATGCGAGAGCTGCGCGCGCACATCGGGCATGTCAACCCGCGGCACGCGATCGACCGGCCGCTCACGGTGCGGGACGTCGTGCTGACCGGCCTGACGAACACGCCGGAGTTCGCACAGCGCTGGCAGCCCACGGCGGCGGACCGGGCGCGGGCGGAGGACCTCATCGCGATGATGGGAATGTCCGCGCGGATCGAGGCGCGGTGGCCGGTGCTATCGCAGGGCGAGCGCGGTCGCGCGCTCATCGCCCGCGCGTTGATGCCGGACCCGCCGGTGCTGCTGCTCGACGAGCCCGCCACCGGGCTCGACCTCGCGGCCCGCGAGCAGCTGCTCGCCGCGCTCGACCAGATGCGGGCCCGGCATCCGGCGATGGCGAGCATCCTCGTCACGCACCACATCGAGGAGATCCCGACCACCACGACGCACGCTCTGCTGATCCGTGACGGCCGCATCACCGCGCAGGGTGCGGCGGAGTCCGTCATCACCACGACGCGGATCAGCGAGTGCTTCGATCACCCGATCACGATCCTGCGCAGCGGCGGACGGTACTCGGCGCAGTCGCGTGGGGAGGGACTCGGCACCACGGCCTGA
- a CDS encoding GntR family transcriptional regulator — MSKLYSAAELAYREVKELILSGALPGGELISEGEIATRMGSSRTPVREAFLRLEAEGWMRLYPKRGALIVPVADGEAEHVVDARLLVETHAVEAIARNPRARDVLVLTLRENLDRQRELIVSGGDAAQFSVLDADFHRALVRAGGNPLLETFYDGLRERQRRMTARSLARDPEQISKIVDDHARLTDLVAAGDADGFASAVRRHMREVHALSEGGRR, encoded by the coding sequence GTGTCTAAGTTGTATTCGGCGGCCGAGCTCGCGTACCGCGAGGTGAAGGAGCTCATCCTGTCCGGCGCGTTGCCGGGAGGTGAGCTGATCAGCGAGGGTGAGATCGCCACACGGATGGGATCGAGCCGCACCCCGGTCCGGGAAGCGTTCCTTCGGCTCGAGGCGGAGGGCTGGATGCGCCTCTACCCCAAGCGCGGGGCCCTGATCGTGCCGGTCGCGGACGGCGAGGCCGAGCACGTCGTCGACGCCCGACTCCTCGTGGAGACGCACGCCGTCGAGGCGATCGCGAGGAACCCGCGGGCCCGGGACGTGCTGGTGCTGACCCTGCGGGAGAACCTGGACCGGCAGCGCGAACTGATCGTCTCCGGTGGGGACGCCGCGCAGTTCAGTGTGCTCGACGCCGACTTCCATCGGGCGCTGGTGCGCGCCGGCGGCAACCCGCTGCTCGAGACGTTCTACGACGGGCTGCGGGAGCGTCAGCGCCGGATGACGGCACGCTCGCTCGCGCGGGACCCCGAACAGATTTCCAAGATCGTCGACGACCACGCGCGGCTGACGGATCTGGTGGCGGCCGGTGACGCCGACGGGTTCGCGTCCGCCGTCCGTCGACACATGCGCGAGGTGCACGCACTGAGTGAGGGAGGACGGCGATGA
- a CDS encoding MFS transporter, producing MTTTREDTGTAHAARTRTRQWMLVAAGMFAVAWGGNEFTPLLVMYKLDHGFTQVVVDTFLFAYVIGIVPALLIGGPLSDRLGRRPLMVPAPFIAVAGSVVLAAGPDSATWLIVGRVLSGVALGLGMAVGGSWLKELSSPDRDPSASPGAGARRAAMSLTAGFGIGAGVAGILAQWAPWPSALAYAVHSALALAAGVAVLRAPETRPAVPSTERRSLAQDLKIPAAGHRRFLYVVAPVAPWVFGAAASAYAVMPALMTGRSGSAPVAFSALLCMIGLGSGFAIQALGRRIDTPRNARAVAVALAVLVVGMAVAAVASHVLTVAVSIVAAAILGCGYGLALVSGLQEIQRIAGPDDLAGLTAVFYSLSYLGFAVPAAMAVIAETDPALTYPMMFVFGAIVAAASLVLVLVKWRRHLPEVSEAR from the coding sequence ATGACGACGACGCGTGAGGACACCGGCACTGCGCACGCCGCCCGCACGCGCACGCGGCAGTGGATGTTGGTGGCCGCCGGCATGTTCGCCGTGGCGTGGGGCGGCAACGAGTTCACACCGCTGCTGGTGATGTACAAACTGGATCACGGCTTCACGCAGGTGGTGGTCGACACCTTCCTGTTCGCGTACGTGATCGGGATCGTTCCGGCGCTCCTGATCGGCGGACCGCTCTCGGATCGGCTGGGACGCCGTCCGCTGATGGTGCCGGCGCCGTTCATCGCGGTGGCCGGTTCGGTGGTACTGGCCGCGGGGCCGGACTCGGCGACGTGGCTGATCGTCGGACGTGTGCTGTCCGGCGTCGCGCTGGGCCTGGGCATGGCCGTCGGCGGCAGCTGGCTCAAGGAACTCTCGTCGCCGGACCGGGACCCGTCCGCCTCGCCCGGGGCGGGAGCCCGTCGTGCGGCGATGAGCCTGACCGCGGGCTTCGGCATCGGGGCCGGGGTCGCCGGGATCCTCGCGCAGTGGGCGCCGTGGCCGAGCGCGCTCGCGTACGCGGTCCATTCGGCGCTCGCGCTCGCGGCCGGTGTCGCGGTGCTGCGGGCCCCGGAGACCCGCCCCGCCGTGCCCTCCACCGAGCGGCGTTCGCTGGCCCAGGATCTGAAGATTCCCGCCGCCGGCCATCGCCGATTCCTGTACGTGGTCGCCCCCGTGGCGCCGTGGGTGTTCGGTGCGGCGGCATCCGCGTACGCCGTGATGCCGGCCCTCATGACCGGTCGCAGTGGCAGCGCGCCGGTCGCGTTCTCCGCGCTCCTGTGCATGATCGGCCTCGGCTCGGGGTTCGCGATCCAGGCACTCGGCCGTCGGATCGACACGCCGCGCAACGCGCGCGCCGTCGCGGTGGCCCTCGCGGTGCTGGTGGTCGGTATGGCGGTGGCGGCGGTGGCGTCGCACGTGCTCACCGTCGCGGTCTCGATCGTGGCGGCGGCGATCCTCGGCTGCGGGTACGGGTTGGCGCTGGTGTCGGGCCTGCAGGAGATCCAGCGGATCGCCGGGCCCGACGATCTGGCCGGTCTCACCGCGGTGTTCTACTCGCTGAGCTACCTCGGGTTCGCGGTCCCGGCCGCGATGGCGGTGATCGCGGAGACCGATCCGGCGCTCACCTACCCGATGATGTTCGTCTTCGGCGCAATCGTCGCCGCCGCGAGCCTGGTGCTCGTTCTCGTCAAGTGGCGGCGGCACCTGCCCGAGGTGTCAGAGGCGCGGTAG
- a CDS encoding M1 family metallopeptidase gives MKPGKISEEPLDPYVPQHGNRGYRVSRYELDLTYRVHSNRLSGRASITATTTDVRPRFSLDLATTMQVSKLSVNGRRVAKYTHRNGKLTLTPAQPVPAGGVLSITVQYAGNPQPIVSMWGDVGWEELSEGSLVASQPNGAPSWFPCDDHPSCKASYRISIATDSPYHAVANGTLVSKQTKASLTTWVYEQTEPMSTYLATVQIGPYERRRIDSGQVPVHVIHPPRLREHVDHDFGRQPQMVEVFERLFGPYPFADYSVVVTDDDLEIPIEAQGLSVFGANHSDGRRGCERLVAHELAHQWFGNSLTLAVWKDIWLHEGFACYAEWLWSENSGGPDAHTHALHAHRRLAAEPQDILLGDPGPRLMFDDRIYKRGALTLHALRQEIGDAAFFALLRTWTEKYRHSTVSTEQFTDLATHFTDTSLRGLWQSWLAEKPLPRL, from the coding sequence ATGAAGCCAGGGAAGATCTCCGAGGAACCGCTCGATCCGTACGTACCGCAGCACGGCAACCGCGGTTACCGGGTGTCGCGGTACGAGCTGGATCTGACCTACCGGGTGCACAGCAACCGCCTGTCCGGCAGGGCGTCCATCACCGCCACCACCACCGACGTCCGGCCCCGCTTCTCGCTCGATCTCGCGACGACGATGCAGGTGTCGAAGTTGTCGGTCAACGGCCGGCGCGTCGCGAAGTACACCCATCGCAACGGAAAGCTCACCCTCACCCCGGCGCAGCCCGTCCCCGCGGGCGGCGTCCTCTCGATCACCGTCCAGTACGCCGGCAACCCGCAGCCGATCGTGAGCATGTGGGGCGACGTCGGCTGGGAGGAACTGAGCGAGGGTTCGCTCGTCGCGAGCCAGCCGAACGGTGCGCCGTCGTGGTTCCCGTGCGACGACCACCCGAGTTGCAAAGCGAGCTACCGTATCTCGATCGCCACCGACTCGCCGTACCACGCCGTCGCGAACGGCACGCTGGTCAGCAAGCAGACCAAGGCGAGCCTGACGACGTGGGTGTACGAGCAGACCGAGCCCATGTCGACCTATCTGGCCACCGTCCAGATCGGACCGTACGAGCGGCGCCGGATCGACAGCGGGCAGGTGCCCGTCCACGTGATCCATCCCCCGCGGCTGCGCGAGCACGTCGACCACGACTTCGGGCGGCAGCCGCAGATGGTGGAGGTCTTCGAGAGACTGTTCGGCCCGTATCCGTTCGCGGACTACTCGGTCGTCGTCACCGACGACGACCTGGAGATCCCGATCGAGGCCCAGGGCCTGTCGGTCTTCGGGGCGAACCACAGCGACGGTCGGCGCGGCTGCGAACGTCTCGTCGCGCACGAGCTCGCGCACCAGTGGTTCGGCAACAGCCTCACCCTCGCCGTGTGGAAGGACATCTGGCTGCACGAGGGATTCGCGTGCTACGCCGAGTGGCTGTGGTCGGAGAACTCCGGCGGCCCCGACGCCCACACGCACGCGCTGCACGCGCACCGCCGCCTCGCCGCCGAACCGCAGGACATCCTGCTCGGCGACCCCGGACCGCGACTGATGTTCGACGACCGCATCTACAAGCGGGGCGCCCTCACCCTGCACGCGCTGCGGCAGGAGATCGGGGACGCCGCGTTCTTCGCCCTCCTCCGCACCTGGACGGAGAAGTACCGGCACTCGACGGTGTCCACCGAACAGTTCACCGACCTGGCAACGCATTTCACCGACACGTCGCTGCGCGGGCTGTGGCAGTCGTGGCTCGCCGAGAAGCCGCTACCGCGCCTCTGA
- a CDS encoding Pls/PosA family non-ribosomal peptide synthetase — MSAQPATEQTQQRDRTLPERIPAPFLRSPHAPEPRTLVDILTATATAHPDTTAIDDGAAALTYRELLDEIAVGARRLADAGVGAGDRVGVRMPSGTRELYVAILSVLAAGAAYVPVDADDPDERAELVFGEARVAAILTADGVQPGTAPHRADVPEIRTPTPDDDAWIIFTSGSTGTPKGVAVTHRNAAAFVDAEARMFLQGNPIGPRDRVLAGLSVAFDASCEEMWLAWRHGATLVPAPRSLVRSGMDLGPWLVSRNVTVVSTVPTLAAMWPAEALEAVRLLIFGGEACPPELAARLAVPGREVWNTYGPTEATVVACGARMDGTGPVRIGLPLDGWDLAVVDAAGEPVAEGEIGELVIGGVGLARYLDPAKDAEKYAPMPTLGWARAYRSGDLVRLDRAGLLFQGRADDQVKIGGRRIELGEVDNALQNLPGVSGAAAAVRRTPAGTAILVGYLSSTDADFDLDEARELLADRLPAALVPRLALVDELPTRTSGKVDRDALPWPLPGSGTDDAGADLGGTAGWVAGLWTSILGARITGPDDDFFEMGGGSLAAAQLVTALRDRFPEVTVAQLYDHPRLGSLAGFLDELSPTEAAVPRHVEPTPRRAQAAQIAATVPLMTLTGLQWVTWLAIAGNVLALFDVDWAPTLSWWWVTVLFVLFITPLGRMAVAVAGARLLLRGLQPGTYRRGGREHLRLWIALRLVEASGADNLSGAPWMLYFARALGAEVGRGVDLHTLPPVTGMLVLGDGCSVEPEVDLSGHWIDGDVVHIGAIRIGDGAAIGARSTLLPGARIGRGAEVAAGSAVFGKVKAGQQWAGSPAVKVGKATHPWPQHPPRRAAHWVPIFGVTSVVLAGMPIFGLAAGLVPVGWSVRDAAGLGDAFRRALAVLPIATLVSLFVFAALTVLAVRLLSIGLTEGYHPVRSRAGWQAWATERLMDSARTFLFPLYASLLTPLWLRLLGAKVGRDTEISTALVLPKFTTVADGAFLADDTLVASYELGGGWMRIEPAKIGKRAFLGNSGIAGPGRRVPKNSLVAVLSAAPSKAKSGSSWLGSPPVRLRRAATQADASRTFDPPLRLKVARAVVETCRLIPVMVTFGIGLGVLFTLAWLVSVGGFGLAALGGGIVLLVAGAVAGVVSVAAKWLVVGRIGAVEHPLWSSFVWRNEVSDAFVETVAAPWFARAANGTAVMNVWLRGLGATIGRGVWCETYWLPEADLVTLGDGATVERGCVVQTHLFHDRIMSMDTVTLGAGATLGPHCVALPAAGLGDGATVGPASLVMRGDTVPPSTRWQGNPITPWNDPPPWTASAEGVR; from the coding sequence TTGTCTGCCCAGCCAGCAACAGAACAGACGCAGCAGCGCGATCGAACGCTGCCGGAACGGATACCGGCTCCGTTCCTGCGCTCACCGCACGCGCCCGAACCGCGCACCCTCGTCGACATCCTCACGGCCACCGCCACTGCGCATCCGGACACGACCGCGATCGACGACGGCGCCGCGGCGCTGACGTATCGGGAACTGCTCGACGAGATCGCGGTGGGCGCCCGGCGGCTCGCGGATGCCGGCGTCGGCGCCGGGGACCGGGTGGGCGTACGGATGCCGTCGGGAACGCGCGAACTGTATGTCGCGATCCTGTCGGTACTCGCGGCCGGCGCGGCGTACGTCCCGGTCGACGCGGACGATCCCGACGAACGCGCCGAACTGGTGTTCGGCGAGGCACGGGTGGCGGCGATCCTCACCGCCGACGGGGTGCAGCCGGGCACCGCGCCGCACCGGGCCGACGTTCCGGAGATCCGCACACCCACGCCGGACGACGACGCGTGGATCATCTTCACGTCGGGGTCGACGGGCACCCCCAAGGGCGTCGCGGTCACGCACCGCAACGCGGCTGCCTTCGTCGACGCGGAAGCGCGAATGTTCCTGCAGGGAAATCCGATCGGCCCCCGGGACCGAGTACTGGCCGGCCTGTCGGTGGCGTTCGACGCGTCGTGCGAGGAGATGTGGCTGGCATGGCGGCACGGGGCCACACTGGTCCCGGCTCCCCGCTCGCTCGTCCGCAGCGGCATGGATCTGGGGCCGTGGCTGGTCTCCCGCAACGTCACCGTCGTCTCGACCGTCCCCACGCTCGCGGCGATGTGGCCGGCCGAGGCGCTCGAAGCGGTCCGGCTGTTGATCTTCGGCGGGGAGGCGTGCCCGCCGGAACTGGCCGCCCGTCTGGCCGTCCCCGGCCGCGAGGTGTGGAACACGTACGGACCCACCGAGGCCACCGTCGTCGCGTGCGGCGCCCGGATGGACGGGACCGGACCGGTCCGGATCGGTCTGCCGCTCGACGGTTGGGACCTCGCGGTCGTCGACGCGGCCGGCGAACCCGTCGCCGAGGGCGAGATCGGCGAGTTGGTCATCGGCGGGGTGGGACTGGCGCGGTACCTCGATCCGGCGAAGGACGCCGAGAAGTACGCGCCCATGCCCACGCTCGGGTGGGCGCGGGCCTATCGCAGCGGCGACCTGGTCCGTCTCGACCGTGCCGGGCTGCTGTTCCAGGGCCGCGCCGACGACCAGGTCAAGATCGGCGGCCGTCGCATCGAACTCGGCGAGGTCGACAACGCGCTGCAGAACCTGCCCGGTGTGAGCGGGGCGGCCGCGGCGGTCCGCAGGACGCCGGCCGGGACGGCAATCCTCGTCGGCTACCTCTCCAGCACCGACGCCGACTTCGACCTCGACGAGGCCCGCGAGCTGCTGGCCGACCGGTTGCCGGCCGCACTCGTCCCGCGGCTGGCGTTGGTCGACGAGCTGCCCACCCGCACGTCGGGCAAGGTCGACCGCGACGCGTTGCCGTGGCCGCTGCCCGGCAGCGGGACGGACGACGCCGGCGCCGATCTCGGCGGCACCGCTGGCTGGGTGGCCGGACTGTGGACGTCGATCCTCGGCGCCCGGATCACCGGTCCGGACGACGACTTCTTCGAGATGGGCGGCGGCTCACTGGCCGCGGCGCAACTCGTCACCGCGCTGCGCGACCGCTTCCCCGAGGTGACCGTCGCGCAGCTGTACGACCATCCCCGGCTCGGGTCGCTGGCCGGGTTCCTCGACGAACTCTCCCCCACCGAGGCCGCCGTACCCCGACATGTCGAGCCCACACCACGGCGCGCGCAGGCGGCGCAGATCGCGGCGACCGTCCCGCTGATGACGCTCACCGGTCTGCAGTGGGTGACCTGGCTGGCGATCGCCGGCAACGTGCTGGCCCTGTTCGACGTCGACTGGGCACCCACCCTGTCGTGGTGGTGGGTGACCGTGCTCTTCGTCCTCTTCATCACCCCGCTGGGGCGGATGGCCGTCGCGGTCGCCGGGGCCCGGCTGTTGCTGCGCGGTCTGCAACCGGGCACCTACCGCCGGGGCGGGCGCGAGCATCTACGGCTGTGGATCGCGCTGCGCCTCGTCGAGGCCAGCGGTGCCGACAACCTGTCCGGGGCGCCGTGGATGCTGTACTTCGCCCGTGCGCTGGGCGCCGAGGTCGGTCGCGGCGTCGACCTGCACACGCTCCCGCCGGTCACCGGGATGCTCGTGCTCGGCGACGGCTGCTCGGTGGAACCGGAGGTGGACCTGTCCGGGCACTGGATCGACGGCGACGTCGTACACATCGGCGCGATCCGGATCGGCGACGGTGCCGCAATCGGCGCTCGCTCGACACTGCTGCCGGGAGCCCGTATCGGCCGCGGCGCCGAGGTCGCCGCGGGGTCGGCGGTGTTCGGGAAGGTCAAGGCCGGGCAGCAGTGGGCCGGTTCACCCGCGGTCAAGGTCGGCAAGGCCACTCACCCGTGGCCGCAGCATCCGCCGCGCCGTGCCGCGCACTGGGTCCCGATCTTCGGTGTCACGTCGGTGGTGTTGGCCGGCATGCCGATCTTCGGGCTCGCCGCCGGTCTGGTCCCGGTCGGGTGGTCGGTGCGCGACGCTGCCGGCCTGGGCGACGCCTTCCGACGCGCGCTCGCCGTCCTGCCGATCGCGACGCTGGTGAGTCTGTTCGTCTTCGCGGCCCTGACGGTGCTCGCGGTGCGGCTGCTGTCGATCGGCCTCACCGAGGGCTACCACCCGGTCCGTAGCCGGGCGGGCTGGCAGGCGTGGGCCACCGAGCGCCTCATGGACTCGGCCCGGACCTTCCTGTTCCCGCTGTACGCGAGCCTGCTGACACCGCTGTGGCTGCGCCTGCTCGGCGCGAAGGTGGGCCGCGACACCGAGATCTCCACGGCGCTGGTGCTTCCCAAGTTCACCACCGTCGCCGACGGCGCCTTCCTGGCCGACGACACCCTGGTCGCGAGCTACGAACTCGGCGGCGGCTGGATGCGTATCGAGCCCGCCAAGATCGGTAAACGCGCCTTCCTCGGTAACTCCGGCATCGCCGGGCCGGGCCGGCGCGTCCCCAAGAACAGCCTGGTGGCGGTGCTGTCGGCGGCGCCGAGCAAGGCCAAGTCCGGATCGTCGTGGCTGGGCAGTCCACCCGTCCGGTTGCGTCGGGCCGCGACGCAGGCCGACGCGTCGCGCACCTTCGATCCGCCGCTGCGGCTCAAGGTCGCCCGCGCGGTGGTCGAGACGTGCCGGCTGATCCCCGTGATGGTCACGTTCGGTATCGGGCTGGGCGTGTTGTTCACACTGGCGTGGCTGGTGTCGGTCGGCGGCTTCGGGCTGGCGGCGCTCGGGGGCGGCATCGTGCTGCTCGTCGCGGGCGCCGTCGCCGGGGTGGTGTCGGTGGCCGCGAAGTGGCTCGTCGTCGGTCGGATCGGGGCCGTCGAGCATCCACTGTGGAGTTCGTTCGTGTGGCGCAACGAGGTGTCCGATGCCTTCGTCGAAACCGTCGCCGCCCCGTGGTTCGCGCGCGCCGCGAACGGCACCGCGGTGATGAACGTGTGGCTACGCGGTCTCGGCGCCACGATCGGCCGCGGCGTCTGGTGCGAGACCTACTGGCTGCCGGAGGCCGACCTGGTGACCCTCGGCGACGGCGCCACGGTGGAGCGGGGGTGCGTCGTGCAGACCCATCTGTTCCATGATCGGATCATGTCCATGGACACGGTCACGTTGGGTGCGGGCGCCACCCTCGGCCCGCACTGTGTCGCGCTCCCCGCCGCCGGACTCGGCGACGGCGCCACCGTGGGCCCCGCGTCGCTGGTCATGCGCGGCGACACCGTGCCGCCGTCCACCCGTTGGCAGGGCAATCCCATCACGCCGTGGAACGATCCGCCGCCGTGGACGGCGTCGGCCGAGGGCGTCCGATGA
- a CDS encoding aminotransferase class V-fold PLP-dependent enzyme, giving the protein MTAVLTDAACATAPIARVSGCDLQVPLVGGGTCVYANFDYAASAPALEQVTDRVQELLPFYASVHRGAGYASRVSTEAYENSRVAVERFVNTAADQVVVFTRNTTDSLNLLASCVPGDVVVLDIEHHANFLPWKNSRVVEAADTVAETIRRIVAELCSRPAALLAITGASNVTGEVLPIAELAEIAHRCGARILVDGAQLAPHRRVDLAATGVDYLAFSGHKLYAPFGAGVLVGRRDWLDAAEPYLAGGGAVREVTVDETCWAPAPARHEAGSPNVLGVAALAAACDALAALDFEKVVEHERALSTRLAEGLGEIDGVQLLRLWSDAPDSVGIVTFTIDGFEPGQIAAYLSAEHGIGVRDGRFCAHPLLNRIGHAGGAVRASLGLGTTSDDVERLVAAVRQLVAGEADWNYGKTDGLWNPVPETRGFSSGADGAAECI; this is encoded by the coding sequence ATGACCGCTGTACTGACCGACGCCGCCTGTGCCACCGCCCCGATCGCGCGGGTGTCCGGCTGTGACCTGCAGGTTCCGCTCGTCGGGGGTGGAACCTGCGTTTACGCGAACTTCGACTACGCGGCCAGCGCGCCGGCCCTCGAGCAGGTCACCGACCGGGTCCAGGAGCTGCTTCCCTTCTACGCCAGCGTCCACCGCGGCGCCGGCTACGCCTCCCGGGTGAGCACCGAGGCCTACGAGAACTCGCGCGTCGCGGTCGAGCGCTTCGTCAACACCGCCGCCGACCAGGTCGTGGTGTTCACCCGCAACACCACCGACTCGCTCAACCTGCTCGCGAGCTGCGTCCCCGGTGACGTCGTCGTGCTCGACATCGAGCATCACGCAAACTTCCTGCCCTGGAAGAACTCCCGCGTTGTCGAGGCCGCCGACACGGTGGCCGAGACCATCCGCCGGATCGTCGCCGAACTGTGCTCCAGGCCGGCCGCGCTGCTCGCGATCACCGGCGCGTCCAACGTCACCGGCGAGGTGCTTCCCATCGCCGAGCTGGCCGAGATCGCGCACCGCTGCGGCGCCCGCATCCTCGTCGACGGCGCGCAGCTCGCCCCGCACCGCCGCGTGGACCTCGCCGCGACCGGCGTCGACTACCTCGCGTTCTCCGGGCACAAGCTGTACGCGCCGTTCGGTGCCGGGGTGCTGGTCGGCCGCCGCGACTGGCTCGACGCTGCCGAGCCGTACCTCGCCGGCGGCGGCGCCGTCCGCGAGGTGACCGTGGACGAGACCTGCTGGGCCCCCGCTCCGGCCCGACACGAGGCCGGCAGCCCCAACGTCCTCGGCGTCGCCGCCCTCGCCGCAGCCTGTGATGCGCTGGCCGCGTTGGACTTCGAGAAGGTCGTCGAGCACGAGCGTGCTCTCTCCACGCGCCTGGCCGAGGGCCTCGGCGAGATCGACGGCGTGCAGCTGCTGCGCCTGTGGTCGGACGCCCCGGACAGCGTCGGCATCGTCACCTTCACGATCGACGGCTTCGAGCCCGGCCAGATCGCCGCGTACCTCTCGGCCGAGCACGGCATCGGTGTGCGCGACGGCCGGTTCTGCGCTCACCCGCTGCTCAACCGCATCGGCCACGCCGGTGGTGCGGTCCGCGCGAGCCTCGGCCTGGGCACCACGTCCGACGACGTCGAACGCCTCGTCGCCGCCGTCCGGCAGCTGGTCGCGGGCGAGGCCGACTGGAACTACGGGAAGACCGACGGCCTGTGGAACCCGGTGCCCGAGACCCGCGGCTTCTCGAGTGGCGCCGACGGCGCCGCGGAGTGCATCTGA
- a CDS encoding putative leader peptide: MESTGTSGRWSRRHVDLCRTSSEMCRD, translated from the coding sequence ATGGAGTCGACCGGTACGAGCGGACGGTGGTCGCGCCGTCACGTCGACCTGTGCCGCACCTCGTCGGAGATGTGTCGGGACTGA
- a CDS encoding LLM class flavin-dependent oxidoreductase, which produces MPQSVFASVHTVTPRRPLRVAVELSGAGHHPAAARIAGNIALTGPDLWVDLTVGPDTLDLAAEPAVVHRVRAADLREVQQIRARIRSAVAADGRDPDAVAVLVDIETLIGADSRSARAELALLDETSSVPHQPSSLSYIGTAEGLASLIADIHAADVADGVTLLPLALPRVLERVVDGTLPWLERRGSVTASHTVDEALARFGLQRPARAS; this is translated from the coding sequence ATGCCCCAGTCCGTTTTCGCTTCCGTCCACACCGTCACCCCACGCCGCCCCCTGCGGGTGGCCGTCGAACTCTCCGGCGCCGGACATCATCCCGCCGCCGCCCGGATCGCCGGCAACATCGCGCTGACCGGACCCGACTTGTGGGTCGACCTCACCGTGGGGCCCGACACCCTCGATCTCGCCGCCGAGCCGGCGGTGGTGCATCGGGTCCGTGCCGCCGACCTGCGTGAGGTGCAACAGATCCGCGCCCGCATCCGATCCGCGGTCGCGGCGGACGGCCGCGACCCCGACGCCGTGGCGGTGCTCGTCGACATCGAAACCCTGATCGGTGCCGACTCTCGCAGTGCCCGAGCCGAACTCGCCCTGCTCGACGAGACGTCGAGTGTGCCGCACCAGCCGTCGTCGTTGTCGTACATCGGGACCGCCGAGGGGCTGGCGAGCCTGATCGCGGACATCCACGCCGCCGATGTCGCCGACGGGGTGACGCTGCTGCCGCTGGCATTGCCGCGCGTCCTCGAACGTGTCGTCGACGGCACCCTCCCGTGGCTCGAACGCCGCGGATCGGTCACCGCGTCCCACACCGTCGACGAGGCACTGGCCCGGTTCGGGTTGCAGCGGCCCGCACGGGCGTCCTGA